Part of the Bos taurus isolate L1 Dominette 01449 registration number 42190680 breed Hereford chromosome 1, ARS-UCD2.0, whole genome shotgun sequence genome is shown below.
AGAGGATTTCATTCTCATGGGCTTTACCAAATATCCATGGTTGgatgttcctttcttctttgcccTCCTAACCTCCTACATGTTCACACTATTGGGAAACATTGCTATTATTCTGGTTTCCCAACTAGATTCCCAACTCCAAAGTCCTATGTATTTCTTCCTCACAAGCCTCTCCTTCCTGGACCTCTGTTTCACCACCACAACTGTACCCCAAATGCTGTTCAACTTAGGCGGACCCAACAAGAACATCACTTATATAGGCTGCATGACCCAGGCATATGTATTTCACTGGCTAGGCTGTACTGAATGTGTCCTGCTTGGCACCATGGCCTTAGACCGCTATGTAGCTGTGTGTAAGCCTCTGAGATACCCTGTAATCATGAACCACAAGCTCTGTCGGCAGCTCTCCAGCACTGCTTGGCTCATTGGTCTGGCCAATTCACTACTGCAGTCCACACTCACAGTCCAGCTGCCTCTGTGTGGGAAACAAGAACTGGACCACTTCTTTTGTGAACTGCCTGGTCTAATTAAGATGGCTTGTGTGGACACCACAGTCAATGAGCTTACTTTAGCGGTGGTGGCCACCTTCCTGATAATGGGTCCCCTCTCCATGATTCTTGTCTCTTACAGTTATATTGCACAAGCTGTATTTCGAATTCCTTCTGCTGGTGGGAGACTTAAGGCCTTCAACACTTGTTCTTCGCACTTATTGGTGGTGTCTTTATTTTATGGCCCTGGCATCTACATCTATATGCAGCCTTCAGGGGACAGCCCTCAAGACCTTATCAAAGTTCTGACGCTGTTTTACTGTGTTATTACTCCCATGGCCAACCCATTCATCTACACCTTGAGGAACAAGGATGTTAAAGGAGCTTTGAGGAGACTTCTGAGGAGGGCCATTTTGTCCAAGAAAATATGATGCTTTATTCTGAATAGGAAAGCTCAACAATAACGTGAAATATATCCTCCTTTAAATAGATGTTCCATCAAAATCATGCTCAAAAGTCAAGTCAAAAAAAACCTTTGTGTGTTCTGTTTACCACTTCTGATATCAAACACGTAGGGTTTTTTCCGCACAATATCTGGTTCTCTAAAACCAACTGGGATGTCCTACAGTTCAGTTctattttttggttgtgctgggtcttccttgctcagtgcaggctttctctagctgcggcaagtgggggctactctctctggctgcagtgaggggtctcctcattgcagtggcttctcttgttgtggagcacaggatccagggtgcacaggcttcagtatggctccagagcacaggcttattagttgtggtgcatgggctcagtttcCCTGTACACGTGGGGTCCTCCCAgcctagggatggaaccagtgtccctttcattgcaaggtggactcttaaaccaatgaaccaccaggaaagccctctcaATTTAATTCTGACACTACCCAGAGTTAGCATAGACCTCACAGATTAAGGGCTCAATTCCacaaaattttattattggagAATAGGTTCTCTTCTTGTTGCAGTAAGAATTCAGAGTTGAGACAGGGAAGCTAAGAC
Proteins encoded:
- the OR2B28 gene encoding olfactory receptor family 2 subfamily B member 28, translating into MKHMNESFPEDFILMGFTKYPWLDVPFFFALLTSYMFTLLGNIAIILVSQLDSQLQSPMYFFLTSLSFLDLCFTTTTVPQMLFNLGGPNKNITYIGCMTQAYVFHWLGCTECVLLGTMALDRYVAVCKPLRYPVIMNHKLCRQLSSTAWLIGLANSLLQSTLTVQLPLCGKQELDHFFCELPGLIKMACVDTTVNELTLAVVATFLIMGPLSMILVSYSYIAQAVFRIPSAGGRLKAFNTCSSHLLVVSLFYGPGIYIYMQPSGDSPQDLIKVLTLFYCVITPMANPFIYTLRNKDVKGALRRLLRRAILSKKI